Proteins found in one Archaeoglobus neptunius genomic segment:
- a CDS encoding DUF2341 domain-containing protein — MDSKAVSPLIGFVLLLAIIMGLIGVMQAQLVPAWNRAVEAKHMDELSYEIADLSESISIAASTGNPAKVVVDAGVRYPNYYVLLSPSKGSGTVSSKVLSVNISGIGNYTTSAIVFRPNYFYSPSPELVYEHSAVFKIESSSFVVDSGQSSFSRDRIVIYLVNATFQSFATTGNVNLVVYPISYGGVQRYSGTITFECYSERTAEWWNSTLASIYGSSNVSRTGNTVEVRTSNVRLSIVYLEAYATASGEVEVNEKPQPAKVLKLSAPSYVVYQGVTVPLGVRVVDEYWNPVEGAEVTVSVDGNIALRANTNERGELWYYYQAFEAGTHTIVFSTGVGSVTYTVEVLEKPTSTGIFSVTWDVGDNYTLDASIEGVKEFRVRVTYSGTAISNVNVDIAADNTSVISFMPDSGLTDSNGELAVTVIPLKNGTVNLIASAGGSVAVLKITVINAGAGVCPAGWMYYRDIQIQNNVNRDLYNFQVLITLNSQNLNYTQSDCSDIVFYNGSQRLDRWIVEGTCGTSNLKIWVKVPYIPSNGVTTIRMYYGSPFSVPNSINTFDVVGEAGVVSVGGVEKTVNLQNVYSDPVVFAVPKLDPGEYRSGTTAAQHHLITSVSQDSFTIKQVESPSGDGTITETDVSYIVLEKGVYYIGYDLLAEVGSMNGKGTYTTVSLNAPFSGSPAVLADLQGPAKRGNTQYEDVYARVKGVSSTGFQVQIEMDDNSYPPSSLRGTIAYAAIGQGYDSLNSLEARQTSDSITDKFSQIFFTRSYSTIPSVVAQLVSEDGWNSAYAVTRNVNSNGFEVAVEEPAGWDGPHTTEKIAWVAAHQDLIYGRKYVEIMPTVSVGAENSC, encoded by the coding sequence ATGGACAGCAAAGCAGTCTCTCCGCTGATCGGATTCGTTTTGCTTCTGGCGATTATTATGGGATTAATTGGTGTTATGCAGGCCCAGTTGGTTCCTGCATGGAACAGGGCTGTTGAGGCAAAACATATGGATGAATTGAGCTATGAAATCGCAGATTTAAGTGAAAGCATCTCCATAGCTGCTTCAACCGGGAACCCTGCGAAGGTTGTAGTGGATGCAGGAGTGAGATATCCAAATTATTACGTTTTGCTCTCCCCATCAAAGGGGTCCGGTACTGTGAGCAGCAAGGTTCTGAGTGTTAATATATCCGGTATTGGGAATTACACAACCTCTGCCATTGTTTTCAGGCCCAACTATTTTTACTCCCCTTCTCCAGAATTAGTATACGAGCATTCGGCGGTTTTCAAGATTGAGAGTTCCAGTTTTGTTGTGGACTCAGGTCAGAGCTCTTTTTCGAGAGATCGAATTGTAATATATCTGGTAAATGCCACCTTTCAGTCTTTTGCCACAACCGGTAATGTTAACCTCGTGGTTTATCCGATTTCGTACGGAGGAGTGCAGAGATATTCGGGTACGATAACGTTTGAGTGTTACAGCGAGAGGACGGCTGAATGGTGGAATTCGACTCTTGCTTCAATTTACGGTAGCAGCAATGTGTCAAGAACGGGCAATACTGTTGAGGTTAGGACCAGCAATGTGAGACTTTCGATAGTTTACCTTGAAGCTTATGCTACAGCTTCCGGGGAGGTAGAGGTGAATGAGAAGCCTCAACCTGCGAAAGTGCTGAAGCTGTCAGCCCCCTCTTATGTTGTCTATCAGGGAGTTACTGTTCCTCTCGGTGTCAGGGTTGTGGATGAATACTGGAACCCAGTTGAGGGTGCTGAAGTTACGGTGAGTGTTGATGGCAATATTGCTTTAAGGGCGAACACAAACGAGAGAGGGGAGCTGTGGTACTACTACCAGGCCTTTGAGGCCGGAACCCACACCATAGTGTTCTCCACAGGTGTCGGCAGCGTTACCTATACAGTTGAGGTGCTGGAAAAACCTACTTCGACCGGAATTTTCTCTGTAACTTGGGATGTGGGAGACAACTATACCCTGGATGCGTCGATTGAGGGGGTTAAGGAGTTCAGAGTGAGGGTGACATATTCCGGAACAGCAATAAGTAACGTTAACGTTGACATTGCAGCCGATAATACAAGCGTCATATCATTTATGCCGGATAGTGGTTTAACAGATTCCAATGGAGAACTGGCAGTTACAGTTATACCTCTGAAAAATGGAACTGTAAACCTAATAGCGTCAGCAGGTGGTAGTGTTGCAGTTCTCAAAATAACTGTCATAAATGCAGGTGCAGGCGTATGTCCTGCGGGGTGGATGTACTACAGAGATATCCAGATTCAGAATAACGTCAACAGAGATCTGTATAACTTTCAGGTTCTGATAACTCTCAACTCACAAAATCTGAATTACACACAGAGTGATTGCTCGGACATAGTTTTCTACAACGGCAGTCAGAGGCTTGACAGGTGGATTGTGGAGGGGACGTGTGGAACATCGAATCTGAAAATCTGGGTCAAGGTTCCTTACATCCCAAGTAATGGGGTAACCACCATCAGAATGTATTACGGCAGCCCGTTCTCCGTTCCGAACAGCATAAATACATTTGATGTTGTTGGCGAGGCGGGTGTTGTGTCGGTAGGCGGTGTGGAAAAAACTGTGAACCTGCAGAACGTCTACTCTGATCCGGTTGTGTTTGCCGTTCCGAAACTTGATCCGGGTGAGTACAGAAGTGGAACCACAGCGGCTCAGCATCACCTCATCACGTCCGTTTCTCAGGACTCTTTCACCATCAAGCAGGTGGAGTCACCTAGTGGGGATGGTACGATAACAGAGACGGACGTCTCCTATATTGTTCTTGAGAAGGGGGTCTACTACATCGGGTACGATTTGCTTGCAGAGGTAGGGAGCATGAACGGGAAGGGAACGTACACCACGGTCAGTCTGAACGCTCCCTTTAGTGGATCTCCAGCCGTGCTGGCAGATTTGCAGGGACCAGCAAAGCGAGGCAATACTCAGTATGAGGATGTTTATGCGAGGGTTAAAGGAGTTAGTTCGACAGGTTTCCAGGTCCAGATTGAGATGGATGACAACAGCTATCCTCCGAGCAGTCTTAGAGGTACTATTGCCTATGCCGCCATAGGGCAGGGTTATGATTCGCTTAACAGTCTTGAGGCCAGACAGACGTCAGATTCGATCACGGATAAGTTCTCTCAGATATTTTTCACACGCAGCTATTCAACAATTCCCTCTGTCGTAGCTCAGTTGGTAAGTGAAGATGGGTGGAACTCCGCGTACGCTGTAACGCGCAATGTGAATTCGAATGGATTTGAGGTCGCCGTTGAGGAACCGGCAGGCTGGGATGGACCTCATACTACAGAAAAAATTGCGTGGGTTGCAGCTCACCAGGACCTCATATATGGCAGGAAATACGTTGAAATTATGCCAACGGTGTCGGTAGGAGCGGAGAACTCATGCTGA
- a CDS encoding PKD domain-containing protein — translation MLNDKGVAPLIAFILLFGIIVGYIALLQSSFVPEWNREVEIKHSQRIVDELRTLEVMLSNCESGKVVVDTGVVYPQRPLLVNPPSAFTTVEAYELNVTINGKSYPSMGIAFKTGYHYLSSTIFYLEHAALLKLQNSHVVDYGGISWTKDKIEILLLNTTFKSFSSNKPVTLVIDPISYGGEKFYRTLNLTFESANEETASWWEEKLKSEGLNVTREGRILKVNETNVTVSLLYVGLSTRTPSFQPLFPCSIVNVTERDLEVTQGDTLTLTSRVVDRLGNPVRKYPVEITFQPATAENPNREVYTDKNGVVWTYFNAVASGLNIVRFSGCGNSTEFTINVNPATGQTCNFELQWLDGSSYTWNTKKNESRIFEVELKYNGNAVENALLTLSVDNQSVVKVSGSNPETDQNGRAWINLTATDSGNAKLLAYYGGCSAILNLVVNISTKYPVAAFTYSPSYPSVGETITFDASSSYDPDGSIVSYEWDLDGDGSYGDAVGQTVTYTFSTWGSHTVGLRVTDNDGLTNTTRVIVYVGDLVYNNDAIADDGPDSPVFYDADGGVIFSVTNRYPTEVVIDKITIDTSFSFIDYLDDSLDYGANNKPKYAEIYVDATIPSYVDYYGGVSIPATVDLGVDGNENSGTNAVVGRNSTATFYLYEFYYFGGLFNANMHGEVLSVTVQYVVGTETKTKTFTFTVS, via the coding sequence ATGCTGAACGATAAAGGAGTTGCACCATTGATAGCTTTCATTCTCCTTTTCGGTATAATTGTAGGTTATATCGCTCTGCTGCAGTCAAGTTTCGTGCCTGAGTGGAACAGGGAGGTGGAGATTAAACACTCACAAAGGATTGTGGATGAACTCAGGACCCTTGAGGTAATGTTGAGCAATTGCGAATCGGGGAAGGTTGTTGTGGATACGGGTGTTGTGTATCCGCAACGCCCTCTGCTGGTCAATCCGCCATCCGCCTTTACAACGGTTGAGGCCTACGAGTTAAATGTGACCATCAATGGAAAGTCGTATCCATCCATGGGTATTGCATTCAAGACAGGCTACCATTATCTATCATCAACTATTTTTTATTTGGAACATGCAGCTCTTCTAAAACTTCAGAACTCGCATGTGGTAGATTATGGTGGTATTTCATGGACGAAAGATAAAATAGAGATTTTGCTGCTAAACACAACCTTCAAATCCTTTTCTTCCAACAAACCGGTAACATTAGTCATCGATCCGATCTCGTATGGAGGTGAGAAGTTCTATCGCACGCTCAATCTGACCTTCGAATCTGCAAATGAAGAAACGGCATCTTGGTGGGAGGAAAAGCTGAAAAGTGAAGGGTTGAATGTAACGAGAGAAGGAAGAATTCTGAAAGTAAATGAAACCAACGTCACGGTCTCATTACTTTACGTCGGACTGTCCACCAGGACACCCAGCTTCCAACCACTTTTTCCATGCAGCATAGTCAATGTAACTGAAAGAGACCTCGAAGTCACTCAGGGTGATACTCTAACGCTCACGTCCAGAGTGGTGGACAGATTGGGAAATCCCGTTAGAAAATATCCGGTAGAGATTACGTTTCAGCCTGCAACGGCCGAAAATCCAAATCGGGAGGTATATACTGACAAAAATGGAGTTGTTTGGACGTACTTCAATGCCGTGGCCAGCGGACTAAACATCGTGCGCTTTTCAGGATGTGGCAACTCCACAGAATTTACAATAAACGTAAACCCTGCAACCGGTCAAACCTGTAATTTTGAACTGCAGTGGCTGGATGGTAGTAGCTACACGTGGAATACCAAGAAAAATGAGAGCAGAATTTTTGAGGTTGAGTTGAAATACAATGGAAATGCGGTGGAAAACGCCCTGCTCACGTTAAGTGTGGATAACCAGAGCGTCGTCAAAGTTTCTGGGTCAAATCCAGAAACAGACCAAAATGGGCGTGCCTGGATAAATCTTACTGCCACCGATTCCGGAAATGCGAAACTTCTGGCATATTACGGCGGATGCTCCGCAATTCTCAATCTTGTTGTGAACATTTCAACAAAATATCCAGTTGCTGCATTTACGTACAGTCCTTCGTATCCGTCTGTCGGTGAAACCATAACTTTCGATGCTTCATCGAGCTATGACCCTGATGGCAGCATAGTGAGCTATGAATGGGACCTTGATGGGGATGGCAGCTATGGTGACGCTGTTGGACAAACTGTGACCTACACCTTTTCAACTTGGGGCAGTCATACGGTTGGTTTGAGGGTTACGGATAACGACGGACTTACGAATACAACAAGGGTGATCGTTTACGTTGGGGATCTGGTTTACAATAACGATGCAATTGCCGATGATGGGCCCGACAGTCCAGTGTTCTATGATGCTGACGGAGGGGTGATATTCAGCGTAACAAACCGCTACCCGACAGAGGTCGTTATCGACAAAATCACAATAGATACGTCCTTTTCCTTCATAGACTACTTGGACGATTCGCTGGATTACGGAGCAAATAACAAGCCTAAGTATGCGGAAATATACGTTGATGCCACCATACCCAGCTATGTGGACTATTACGGCGGCGTGAGCATACCTGCAACTGTTGACCTCGGTGTTGACGGTAACGAGAACAGCGGAACCAATGCGGTAGTCGGTAGAAACTCCACTGCTACCTTCTACTTGTATGAGTTCTATTATTTTGGAGGCCTCTTCAATGCGAATATGCATGGTGAGGTGCTTAGTGTGACGGTTCAGTATGTTGTAGGGACCGAAACTAAAACGAAAACGTTTACGTTTACAGTCAGTTAA
- a CDS encoding presenilin family intramembrane aspartyl protease PSH, whose amino-acid sequence MRYFFGVIFILSALLALAATPKYEEAGMVVFENPSDVSNSMLYFGLIIAFTAFILLAVRYSVILKAVIYFLTFISIFYVLSPFVGIFSILISIAIVVFLAKKPHWLLINAAALMLAAGITAIFGISLEPLPVILLLTVLAVYDIISVYRTKHMISLAESVTAINAPMLFIIPKKDGNAYMGVGDVVMPNILVVSAQAFSNSPELGFIKLTALFSLLGGFIGLMLLLYIVEKRGGAHPGLPFVNFGAIVGFGLGLLLSH is encoded by the coding sequence TTGAGATATTTTTTCGGAGTCATATTCATCCTATCCGCTCTACTGGCACTTGCCGCAACGCCGAAGTATGAAGAAGCAGGGATGGTTGTTTTTGAGAATCCATCAGACGTGTCCAACTCCATGCTCTACTTCGGACTCATAATAGCCTTTACAGCATTCATACTTCTCGCTGTACGGTACTCGGTAATTTTAAAGGCCGTGATATACTTCCTCACGTTTATATCAATCTTCTATGTTCTGTCCCCCTTTGTTGGAATCTTCTCCATTTTAATTTCAATTGCTATTGTCGTCTTTCTTGCAAAGAAGCCACACTGGTTGCTGATAAACGCGGCAGCTCTGATGCTCGCAGCCGGAATAACTGCGATCTTCGGAATAAGCCTTGAACCTCTACCTGTCATTCTTTTGCTTACGGTTCTCGCAGTATATGACATAATCTCGGTCTACAGAACCAAACACATGATAAGTCTTGCCGAGTCTGTCACAGCTATAAACGCTCCAATGCTCTTCATCATCCCAAAAAAGGATGGTAACGCCTACATGGGTGTGGGAGACGTTGTCATGCCGAACATCCTGGTGGTTTCTGCCCAAGCTTTCTCGAACTCTCCCGAACTGGGGTTTATAAAGTTAACAGCTCTTTTCTCACTCCTTGGCGGTTTTATCGGCCTCATGCTGCTGCTCTATATAGTAGAGAAGAGGGGTGGTGCGCATCCCGGTTTGCCATTTGTGAACTTCGGAGCCATAGTCGGATTTGGTTTGGGGCTGCTGTTGTCGCACTAA
- a CDS encoding PINc/VapC family ATPase, whose translation MKYAVDTSVVISGRISRMLESGEIKGTIIIPEAVIAELEAQANFGKMTGFQGLSEVEKIVKFAQDRGFEVIFAGERPKLEHIRLAKGGEIDNLIREVAAEFDAVLITSDRVQHLVARAKGINTIYVRPKVIKPEETKIMSFFTPDTASVHLREGVPPYAKRGKIGDLKLVKLGDRPMSYEELNEIASEILEAARQDEDSSIEIERRGATVVQLRELRIAIAERPFADRMEITAVRPIAQVSIDEYGVSEELKRRIVERQRGILIAGPPGAGKSTFAASVANYLLKNGYVVKTMESPRDLMVSDEITQYAPLEGDMSLTSDILLLVRPDYTIYDELRRTSDFQVFSDMRLAGVGMIGVTHATRAVDAIQRMIGRVELGMIPQVVDTVVFIEAGKIVKVYELSFTVKVPTGMLEADLARPVIEVRDFETKKLEFEIYTYGEQIVVMPIESDEKLKAALEEKIGRYIDDFEVELAGRKAVVKVPERAISTLIGRKGKRIKTIEEELQLSIDVVPKEMSGEFDAEVEETGKHYVIQAKGLEGKTVDVYAGEEYLFTALVSRKGWIRIRKDKEGGKSLRLALAKGQPIKLRVIG comes from the coding sequence ATGAAGTACGCTGTTGATACAAGTGTTGTGATTTCGGGTAGGATATCCAGAATGCTGGAAAGTGGTGAGATTAAGGGAACGATAATAATCCCTGAGGCCGTAATCGCCGAACTAGAAGCACAGGCCAATTTTGGAAAGATGACCGGCTTTCAGGGACTGAGCGAGGTGGAAAAGATAGTAAAGTTCGCTCAAGACAGGGGTTTTGAGGTCATATTTGCCGGTGAGAGACCAAAGCTCGAACACATCCGTCTTGCAAAAGGAGGCGAAATTGACAACCTCATAAGAGAGGTTGCCGCTGAATTTGACGCTGTTCTGATCACATCGGATAGGGTTCAGCATCTGGTTGCAAGGGCAAAGGGAATAAACACAATTTACGTCAGACCGAAAGTTATAAAGCCGGAAGAAACAAAAATCATGTCCTTTTTCACACCAGACACCGCAAGCGTCCATCTGAGGGAGGGGGTGCCGCCCTACGCAAAGCGAGGAAAAATTGGTGACCTTAAACTCGTGAAGCTTGGTGACAGGCCGATGAGCTACGAAGAACTGAACGAGATAGCCAGCGAGATACTTGAGGCTGCAAGACAGGATGAGGACAGCAGCATTGAGATTGAAAGAAGGGGAGCAACGGTTGTCCAGCTTAGGGAACTGAGAATTGCAATCGCCGAAAGGCCGTTCGCCGACAGGATGGAGATAACGGCTGTAAGGCCGATAGCCCAAGTTTCAATTGACGAGTACGGAGTTAGTGAGGAACTGAAGAGGAGGATCGTGGAGAGGCAGAGGGGGATACTCATCGCCGGCCCACCCGGAGCCGGAAAATCCACTTTCGCTGCGAGCGTTGCGAACTACCTTCTTAAAAACGGCTATGTGGTCAAGACGATGGAGAGCCCGAGGGATTTGATGGTGAGTGATGAAATCACACAGTATGCCCCGCTTGAAGGAGACATGTCACTCACATCCGATATTCTGCTTCTTGTAAGGCCTGATTACACGATTTATGACGAGTTGAGGAGGACCTCCGACTTTCAGGTATTTTCCGATATGAGGCTTGCTGGTGTGGGAATGATTGGGGTAACACATGCAACGAGGGCCGTTGACGCCATACAGAGGATGATCGGCAGGGTCGAGCTGGGGATGATCCCACAGGTTGTTGATACGGTTGTTTTCATCGAAGCCGGAAAGATCGTCAAGGTTTACGAGCTGAGCTTCACCGTAAAGGTTCCGACGGGCATGTTGGAGGCGGATTTGGCGAGACCGGTTATAGAAGTCAGGGACTTCGAAACCAAAAAACTCGAGTTTGAAATTTACACCTACGGGGAGCAGATTGTGGTGATGCCCATTGAGTCAGATGAGAAGCTCAAAGCCGCTCTTGAAGAGAAGATAGGCCGATACATCGACGACTTTGAGGTGGAGCTTGCCGGCAGAAAAGCGGTGGTTAAGGTGCCTGAAAGAGCTATATCCACCCTTATTGGAAGAAAGGGGAAAAGAATCAAGACAATTGAGGAGGAACTGCAGCTTTCCATTGATGTCGTTCCAAAGGAAATGAGTGGCGAGTTTGATGCGGAGGTTGAGGAGACCGGGAAACACTATGTGATCCAGGCGAAGGGACTGGAGGGGAAAACCGTCGACGTCTATGCAGGAGAGGAGTACCTTTTCACGGCTCTTGTGAGCAGAAAGGGATGGATAAGGATAAGGAAAGATAAGGAGGGTGGAAAGAGCTTAAGGCTTGCCCTCGCAAAAGGGCAGCCGATTAAGCTCAGGGTGATAGGTTGA
- the hisI gene encoding phosphoribosyl-AMP cyclohydrolase: MELKFDERGLIPVITQDVKTKEVLMLAYANREAVELTLKTGYAHYWSRSRKKLWKKGESSGNVQKVVEVRYDCDCDALLYLVEQRGNACHTGNYSCFYRRLDHEVRC; encoded by the coding sequence ATGGAACTGAAATTCGATGAGAGAGGTCTGATCCCTGTCATCACTCAAGATGTAAAAACAAAAGAGGTCCTCATGCTGGCCTACGCCAACAGAGAGGCTGTTGAATTAACCCTGAAAACCGGATACGCTCACTACTGGAGCAGGAGCAGGAAAAAGCTGTGGAAAAAGGGTGAGAGTTCCGGAAACGTTCAGAAGGTTGTTGAAGTTAGATACGATTGTGATTGTGATGCTCTGCTCTACCTGGTTGAGCAGAGAGGTAATGCCTGTCATACGGGAAACTACTCATGCTTTTACAGGAGGTTGGATCATGAAGTACGCTGTTGA
- the purS gene encoding phosphoribosylformylglycinamidine synthase subunit PurS, with protein sequence MIADVYIELKEGVADPEGEATLKALRLLGFKRVKKVSTVKVFRLDIEARSKDDAEREIAEMCEKLLANPVIQRYRIEWRE encoded by the coding sequence ATGATTGCTGACGTTTACATCGAACTCAAAGAGGGTGTTGCTGATCCCGAAGGTGAGGCGACGCTTAAAGCGCTGAGATTGCTTGGATTTAAGAGAGTTAAAAAGGTGTCAACTGTTAAGGTTTTTCGTCTGGATATAGAGGCAAGAAGCAAAGATGATGCGGAGAGAGAGATAGCAGAGATGTGCGAAAAGCTGCTTGCAAATCCGGTTATTCAAAGGTACAGAATTGAGTGGAGAGAGTGA
- the purL gene encoding phosphoribosylformylglycinamidine synthase subunit PurL — protein sequence MYKRVDVPFELYEIQILEASDGQLEKISEELGLALNVDEMKRIKEYFRKKGRNPYDIELQSLAQAWSEHCCYKSSKYYLRQYLLDASKADYVISAIEEDAGVVEFDDEYAYVTAFESHNHPSAIEPYGGAATGVGGILRDVLCMGAQPVALIDPLFFGNLDVSHDKLPKGVKHPQYLLAGVVAGIRDYGNRVGIPTVAGMVFFDDSYLTNCLVNVGCVGIVRKDRIIHSRAGGVGDIFVLVGGKTGRDGIHGVTFASAELDEKSEEEARGAVQLGNPIMKEPLIHACLEVVEKGLLTGMKDLGGGGLSCVIGEMALAAGYGAEVYLDKVPLKEEGMAPWEIWISESQERMMLTVRPEHIDEVLYIFQKWDVPATVVGRVIGEKVTRIFYMGYKIYEMDTEFVTAGPEYCRPYTSKKPEKELHEEIEPPVDYVKTFLKMLSHPNVAFKEWIVRQYDHEVRASTVLKPLQGRMNFETHGDAAVIKPTRSWKGLAITADVNPWMCKVDPYWGAASSFDEMVRNLVAVNAVPHSFNDCLNFGNPEKPERMGEFVECVRAIGWMARGTAIPCVSGNVSFYNETPYGAVAPTPSLLGIGLVEDTRKTVTSDFKGNGAVILVGETEKEFGGSLYSVVMGQKCHRVPRTSPERLRAYTDAMLESFRRFRVTACHDVGMGGLAVCIAEMCFGRGIGFEAVRNLSFIELFSESNTRWISEVDKEEAEEYVEFFRSKGLKAELIGYSEGSAINCGTFSVDLEKAENAWRTGFSRYLV from the coding sequence ATGTACAAAAGGGTTGATGTCCCATTCGAGCTTTACGAGATCCAGATTCTGGAAGCGAGTGACGGGCAGCTTGAAAAGATAAGTGAAGAACTTGGACTGGCATTAAACGTAGACGAAATGAAGAGGATTAAAGAGTACTTCCGAAAGAAGGGGCGAAATCCATACGACATCGAACTTCAGAGCCTCGCCCAGGCGTGGAGCGAGCACTGCTGCTACAAAAGCTCGAAGTACTACCTCAGACAGTACCTGCTTGACGCTTCCAAGGCGGACTACGTAATCTCAGCCATAGAGGAGGATGCGGGAGTTGTTGAGTTTGATGACGAGTATGCCTACGTTACAGCTTTCGAAAGCCACAATCATCCCTCAGCCATCGAGCCCTACGGTGGGGCTGCAACCGGAGTTGGTGGAATTTTGAGAGACGTTCTTTGCATGGGCGCTCAACCAGTGGCGTTGATCGATCCACTATTTTTCGGTAACCTTGATGTGTCCCATGATAAACTTCCAAAAGGAGTCAAGCATCCGCAGTATCTGCTGGCGGGTGTTGTGGCGGGCATAAGAGACTACGGCAACAGGGTTGGCATCCCCACAGTTGCGGGGATGGTATTTTTCGATGACTCCTATCTCACGAACTGCCTTGTTAACGTTGGATGCGTTGGAATAGTGAGAAAGGACAGAATCATACACAGCAGGGCAGGTGGAGTGGGTGATATTTTCGTCCTTGTGGGGGGGAAGACGGGGAGAGATGGCATTCATGGCGTAACCTTTGCCTCTGCGGAGCTTGATGAAAAGAGCGAGGAAGAGGCGAGAGGTGCTGTACAGCTCGGAAATCCGATCATGAAGGAGCCCCTCATTCACGCCTGCCTTGAGGTCGTCGAAAAGGGGTTGCTGACCGGAATGAAGGATCTGGGTGGAGGTGGGTTGAGCTGCGTAATCGGGGAGATGGCTCTTGCCGCTGGCTACGGGGCTGAGGTTTACCTGGACAAGGTTCCGCTGAAGGAGGAGGGTATGGCTCCCTGGGAGATCTGGATTTCAGAGAGTCAGGAGAGGATGATGCTAACGGTAAGGCCGGAGCACATTGACGAGGTTCTTTACATCTTCCAGAAGTGGGATGTACCGGCAACAGTCGTTGGCAGGGTGATTGGGGAGAAGGTCACCAGGATCTTTTACATGGGATACAAAATCTACGAGATGGATACCGAGTTTGTTACTGCAGGACCGGAATACTGCCGCCCGTACACTTCAAAAAAGCCCGAAAAGGAGCTTCACGAAGAAATTGAACCTCCGGTGGATTATGTTAAGACCTTCTTGAAGATGCTCTCCCATCCAAACGTGGCGTTCAAAGAGTGGATCGTTAGACAGTACGACCATGAGGTGAGGGCATCTACCGTTCTTAAACCATTGCAGGGCAGAATGAACTTTGAGACTCACGGAGATGCTGCCGTGATAAAGCCGACAAGATCCTGGAAGGGGCTGGCGATAACCGCTGACGTCAATCCCTGGATGTGCAAAGTGGACCCCTACTGGGGTGCCGCAAGCTCCTTCGATGAGATGGTGAGAAATCTTGTTGCCGTCAACGCCGTTCCTCATTCCTTCAACGACTGTCTGAACTTCGGTAATCCAGAAAAGCCTGAAAGAATGGGGGAGTTTGTTGAGTGTGTCAGGGCCATTGGGTGGATGGCCAGGGGGACGGCAATTCCATGCGTTAGCGGGAATGTCAGCTTTTACAACGAGACACCTTACGGTGCTGTCGCACCCACTCCGTCACTTCTTGGCATCGGACTGGTGGAGGACACCAGAAAGACCGTAACGAGCGATTTCAAGGGAAATGGTGCGGTAATTCTTGTTGGAGAGACAGAAAAGGAGTTTGGCGGAAGCCTTTATTCTGTCGTGATGGGTCAGAAATGTCACAGGGTTCCCAGAACTTCTCCCGAAAGGCTGAGGGCTTACACTGATGCGATGCTTGAGTCATTCAGAAGATTTAGGGTTACGGCCTGCCATGATGTCGGCATGGGTGGTCTGGCAGTCTGCATAGCGGAGATGTGCTTTGGGAGGGGGATTGGCTTTGAGGCGGTCAGAAACCTGAGCTTCATAGAGCTGTTCTCGGAATCCAACACGAGGTGGATTTCCGAGGTGGATAAAGAAGAGGCAGAAGAGTACGTCGAGTTCTTCAGGTCTAAAGGGTTAAAGGCTGAGCTGATTGGTTACAGCGAGGGCTCTGCAATAAACTGCGGCACATTCAGCGTTGATCTGGAGAAGGCGGAAAATGCCTGGAGAACGGGGTTCTCAAGGTATCTGGTGTAG
- a CDS encoding DUF2103 domain-containing protein, whose product MGCGIHVSRLRATVLLVGKYGNETMSFRRYDDDVSLRNLYEVIAEKIYDRRVEDIYISGSEVELIDEALEFLRPFLYPFSISTTDTFSDEKEFFSRLEKTLRTKIRLKTVDTAPEDKIHGSHSTIIGGREGLNLILSLAKSPYVKKIVPGVIEGNATSAGGGVKLKLTRSDDKGNLRALLIDGSSVQQVHVITTASSKEEGETVMRILSGLVHSSQNP is encoded by the coding sequence TTGGGCTGTGGAATTCACGTTTCCAGGTTGAGGGCAACAGTCCTGCTTGTGGGAAAGTACGGAAACGAGACGATGAGTTTCAGAAGATACGATGATGATGTATCTTTAAGGAATTTATACGAGGTTATCGCCGAAAAAATCTACGACAGGAGGGTTGAGGACATCTACATCTCCGGAAGTGAGGTAGAACTTATAGACGAGGCGCTCGAGTTCCTCAGACCCTTTCTCTATCCATTCTCCATATCAACAACCGACACGTTCAGTGATGAAAAGGAATTCTTCTCGAGGCTTGAAAAAACTCTCAGAACAAAGATCAGACTTAAAACTGTAGACACGGCACCGGAGGATAAAATTCACGGCAGCCATTCCACGATTATTGGAGGACGGGAGGGGTTAAACCTTATACTTTCACTCGCCAAGTCACCTTACGTGAAAAAGATAGTACCGGGAGTTATTGAGGGGAACGCCACCTCTGCAGGGGGAGGTGTGAAATTAAAGCTAACCAGGAGCGATGATAAGGGCAATCTCAGGGCCCTGCTGATCGACGGATCCTCAGTTCAGCAGGTTCATGTCATCACCACTGCCTCATCGAAAGAGGAGGGCGAAACGGTTATGAGAATTCTGAGCGGACTCGTTCACAGCTCGCAGAACCCGTAA